In a genomic window of Jaculus jaculus isolate mJacJac1 chromosome 8, mJacJac1.mat.Y.cur, whole genome shotgun sequence:
- the Aars2 gene encoding alanine--tRNA ligase, mitochondrial, with protein MAASVAAAAARLRRAIRRSSPWPGPSRQPLSTEPPPARGSAVRDAFLSFFRDRHGHRLVPSASVRPRGDPSLLFVNAGMNQFKPIFLGTVDPRSEMASFRRVANSQKCVRAGGRHNDLEDVGQDLSHHTFFEMLGNWAFGGEYFKEEACSMAWELLTQVYRIPKDRLWVSYFGGDPKTGLDPDLESRDIWLSLGVPASRVLAFGPQENFWEMGDTGPCGPCTEIHYDLAGGAGAPQLVELWNLVFMQHNREADGSLQPLPQWHVDTGMGLERLVAVLQGKHSTYDTDLFSPLLSAIQQGCGAPPYSGRVGAADAGRVDTAYRVVADHIRTLCVCIADGISPGMTGAPLVLRQILRRAVRFSMEILRAPPGFLGSLVPVVVESLGAAYPELQKHSAQITSLVSEDEAAFLASLQRGRRIIDRTLRRLGPSDLFPAEVAWSLSLSGNLGLPLDLVELMLKEEGVRLDTAGLERLAQEEAQHRAQHAEPVQEQRLRLDVHALGELRRRGVPPTDDTPKYNYCLHPSGDYEFSLCEAQVLQLYSEDGTAVASVEAGQRCGLLLDRTSFYAEQGGQASDRGYLVRAGQPDVLFPVARAQVCGGFILHEVMAPEQLRVGDQLQLHVDKAWRLGCMEKHTAAHLLNWALRQTLGPGTEQRGSYLNPERLRFDVATQAALTSEQLQMVESSVQEVVRKNEAVFTEEVPLALTAHVPGLRCLDEVYPDPVRVVSVGVPVAQALAPASQAALQTSVELCCGTHLLRTGAIGDLVIVGERQLAKGTTRLLAVTGEQAQQAREVGQSLAQDVKAAKERLTRGSQDLAEAQRLSKDIGRLTEVIDTAVMPQWQRRELQSTLKTLQRRANTAIRKLEKGQAAEKSHELLRRHEKQPLIVDTVPAESLSVLVKVVRRLCELSPSSSVLLLSPQPSGSVLCACQVAQGATPAFTAEAWALAVCSPMGGKAWGSQVVAQGTGSTADLEAALRRARAYALNQL; from the exons ATGGCGGCGTCGGTGGCAGCTGCAGCGGCGCGGCTGCGGCGGGCCATTCGAAGGTCGTCTCCATGGCCGGGGCCCAGCCGGCAGCCGCTGTCAACCGAGCCCCCTCCAGCCCGCGGATCGGCTGTGAGAGACGCCTTCCTGAGCTTCTTCCGGGATCGCCATGGCCACCGGCTCGTGCCCTCCGCTTCCGTGAGGCCCCGCGGCGACCCCAGTCTGCTCTTCGTCAACGCCGGCATGAACCAG TTCAAGCCCATCTTCCTGGGCACCGTGGACCCACGAAGTGAGATGGCAAGCTTCCGTCGGGTGGCCAACAGCCAGAAGTGCGTGAGGGCTGGAGGGCGCCACAATGACCTGGAGGATGTGGGTCAGGACCTCTCCCATCATACCTTCTTTGAGATGCTTGGCAATTGGGCCTTTGGGGGTGAATATTTTAAG GAGGAGGCTTGCAGCATGGCCTGGGAACTACTGACTCAGGTCTACAGGATCCCTAAGGACAGGCTGTGGGTCTCCTACTTTGGTGGTGACCCCAAGACGGGGCTGGATCCAGACCTGGAGAGCAGAGACATTTGGCTTAGCTTGGG GGTCCCTGCCAGCCGTGTGCTTGCCTTTGGACCACAAGAGAACTTCTGGGAGATGGGTGACACTGGCCCTTGTGGGCCCTGTACCGAGATCCACTATGACCTGGCTGGTGGGGCGGGAgccccccagctggtggagctttggAATCTGGTCTTCATGCAACACAACAG AGAGGCGGACGGAAGCCTGCAGCCGCTGCCCCAATGGCATGTGGACACGGGAATGGGCCTGGAAAGGCTGGTGGCTGTGCTACAGGGCAAACACTCCACCTACGACACTGACCTCTTCTCCCCACTGCTCAGTGCCATACAGCAG GGCTGTGGGGCACCCCCTTACTCTGGCCGGGTAGGGGCAGCAGATGCAGGACGCGTAGACACAGCCTACCGCGTGGTAGCCGATCACATCCGCACGCTCTGCGTCTGCATCGCTGATGGCATTTCCCCCGGAATGACAGGTGCCCC GCTGGTCCTCCGTCAGATTCTACGCCGAGCTGTGCGCTTCTCCATGGAGATCCTGAGGGCGCCACCTGGCTTCCTTGGCAGCCTGGTGCCAGTGGTGGTAGAGTCCTTG GGAGCAGCTTATCCAGAACTGCAGAAACACTCAGCCCAG ATAACCAGCCTCGTGTCTGAGGATGAGGCTGCCTTCCTGGCCTCCCTACAGCGGGGACGGCGCATCATCGATCGCACGCTCAGGCGCCTGGGGCCTTCGGATTTATTTCCTG CGGAAGTGGCTTGGTCGCTGTCACTGTCTGGGAACCTGGGGCTCCCCCTGGATCTGGTGGAGTTGATGCTGAAGGAGGAAGGGGTACGGCTGGACACTGCAGGACTGGAGCGGCTAGCCCAGGAGGAGGCCCAG CACCGAGCCCAGCATGCCGAGCCAGTTCAGGAGCAGAGACTGCGCCTCGACGTGCATGCGCTGGGGGAGCTCCGGCGCCGAGGGGTACCCCCAACTGATGACACCCCTAAGTACAACTACTGTCTGCATCCCAGCGGGGATTATG AGTTTAGCCTCTGTGAGGCCCAGGTGTTACAGCTTTATTCAGAGGACGGGACAGCTGTAGCCTCCGTGGAGGCAGGACAACGCTGTGGCCTCCTCTTGGACAGGACCAGCTTCTATGCTGAACAGGGGGGTCAGGCCTCAGACCGTGGCTACTTGGTACGAGCAGGGCAGCCG GACGTGCTGTTTCCTGTGGCCAGGGCTCAGGTCTGTGGAGGTTTCATCCTGCATGAAGTGATGGCCCCCGAGCAGCTTCGGGTGGGGGACCAGTTGCAGCTGCATGTGGATAAG GCCTGGCGTCTGGGCTGCATGGAGAAGCACACGGCCGCCCATCTGCTGAACTGGGCGCTGCGGCAGACTCTGGGCCCCGGCACCGAGCAAAGGGGATCCTACCTCAACCCCGAGCGACTGCGCTTTGATGTGGCTACCCAG GCTGCACTGACCTCAGAGCAGCTGCAGATGGTGGAGAGCTCTGTGCAGGAGGTTGTGAGGAAAAATGAGGCTGTGTTCACGGAGGAGGTACCCCTGGCACTCACTGCCCACGTCCCTGGACTGCGCTGTCTGGACGAG GTGTACCCAGACCCCGTGCGGGTGGTGTCAGTGGGGGTGCCCGTGGCCCAGGCCCTGGCGCCAGCCTCCCAGGCTGCGCTGCAGACCTCCGTGGAACTCTGCTGCGGGAC GCACCTGCTGCGCACAGGAGCCATAGGAGACCTGGTGATCGTCGGAGAGCGGCAGCTGGCCAAGGGTACCACCCGCCTGCTGGCCGTCACTGGGGAGCAGGCCCAGCAG GCCCGAGAGGTGGGCCAGAGCCTGGCCCAGGATGTGAAAGCTGCCAAAGAGCGGCTGACTCGGGGCAGCCAGGACCTGGCAGAAGCGCAGCGGCTCTCCAAGGACATAGGACGACTCACCGAG GTCATCGACACTGCTGTGATGCCCCAGTGGCAGCGGCGGGAGCTGCAGAGcacactgaagacacttcagCGCCGTGCCAACACTGCCATCCGGAAGCTGGAGAAGGGCCAG GCTGCGGAGAAGTCCCACGAGCTGCTGAGGCGGCACGAGAAGCAGCCTCTGATAGTGGACACCGTCCCCGCCGAGTCCCTCTCG GTGCTGGTCAAGGTGGTCCGGAGGCTGTGCGAGCTGTCCCCCAGCTCCTCTGTGCTCCTGCTCAGCCCCCAGCCCTCCGGCAGCGTGCTGTGTGCCTGCCAGGTGGCCCAG GGTGCCACGCCTGCCTTCACCGCCGAGGCCTGGGCACTGGCTGTGTGCAGCCCTATGGGGGGCAAGGCCTGGGGCTCCCAGGTAGTAGCCCAGGGCACTGGAAGTACTGCTGACCTGGAGGCTGCCCTCAGGAGAGCTCGAGCGTATGCCCTCAACCAGCTCTGA